Genomic segment of Peribacillus frigoritolerans:
GAAAAAAGACATGTCATTTGAAGAGGTATTCGTTCATATTGTTGAGTTCATGAAATTAAACCCTTCCGGTAACTATCGATTAATGGTCGGTACAGATTCGCAAGTACATAAAAAACATACTGTTTTCATCACAGGCATCGTGATACGGCAGGTCGGAAAAGGTGTATGGGGTTGTATAAGAAAAGTGATGATTCCTAGAAGGATGCTGCATTTACATGAACGTATTTCCCAAGAATTGTCGTTAACAGAGGAAATTGTATCACTGTTTACGGAAGAAAGAAAAAATCAATTAATTGATATTGTCCTGCCTGCTGTATACCAAGGGGCAACGTTCACAATGGAAGGGCATATTGATATCGGGATTGGAAAGCGGAACAAAACAAGTGAATTTGTAAAAGAAATGGTAGCCAGGATGGAATCAATGGGCGTGGAACCGAAAATTAAACCCAATGCTTTCGTCGCTTCTAGTTATGCCAACCGGTATACAAAACAAGAGTAAATGTCTTTAGAAAATGTAATAAGCCAAAGCAACCTACACTGGATTTGTTATAGGGCTGTGAAAATAAATCAAAACGGTACATAGAATTATTGTACGGTATTTGAAAATAGCAAAAAACCGGCCTCAGACCGAGACCGGCTTCAACATTTAAAGATATAAGCCGCCATTGCCGTATTCAGTAAGAAAGTTTTAAACCACCACTCCTCAAAGTGGGTGTTTGCAGAAATAATCCTGTTGTCCAAGTCAGTGACGAGGCATAACATTCCTGTTTCAATATAAAACTCCCTATTACAGCTTAAAGGTTAAAACTTTATTATCATTACGAACAGTGCAGCTTGTATTGTTATAATACCTGAATTCCTCATATGTTACAATGTTAATAATCACCATATTAATAACCTATGGCTGACTAAGGGAATGGACGTCGTATTAGCCCTTTATAATAGCATTCGTTAAAATCAAACTATTGATCAAAATAACCGATAAAATCCGCTTCGTCTTTATTTTGCAGATATAATACCGTTTCTTTGTCAGAAATAGTAGGCAGTCCGAAATTTTGTTCATACTTCTCAATTCCTTTTCCTGTAATGATAATCCAATCCCCTTCCTTTCCAGCTTGTATCGCCTCCTGGATAGCTAGTGTCCTATCTGGAATAACCTTCCCATTTCCAGCAGAGTAATCGCGTTGCAGTTTATTTAGTGACGATTCCATCCCCTCCATTCCCTCCGAATTCAGATCATCCATCGTCAAAATCGAAACATCACTATGTTCAGATGATACTTTAACCATTTCAGCCCTTTTGGTTGTATCTCGTCCACCCCGGAAACCAAAGATATGATAAATCTTTTTGGCCCCGCATTCTTTGGCAGTTTGAAGCATGTGATGTATGGCATCTGCAGTATGTGCATAATCGATGACGATTGTCGGCCCATATTCTTTCTTATACATTTCAAACCTTCCAGGCACACCGGAAAATTGTTTCAATGAAGTGAGAATGTCCTCTCTTGAAATTGGAAACATCTTCGCTACGGAATAGGCAGCAGTTGCGTTATATAAATTATGAAGTCCAGGTATAGGTAACTCAATTTTCACAAAGTCATGATTCTCATTCAATAAAATAAAGGGGTTTGTTGCAGTATTATAATTTGTGATGGTTAAATCGCAGCGATGGGATTTTCCAAATACAAAGGCACTGACATTCTTTTCCCGTAAGTATTCTTGTAGTTTTTCTCCCCAGAAATCATCTCCATTGATGATAGCAAGACCATTAGGTTTCAATTTTTCAAAAAGAAGTAATTTTGCCAGGAAATAATCCTCCATCGTACCGTGGAAGTCGAGATGGTCATGATACAAATTCGTGAAGACACAGAAATCAAATTCAATTCCTTCTAAACGATATTGAGCTAATCCATGTGAAGACACTTCCATTATGACAACCATGTCCCCACTTGCAGCCAGTAAGGAATTCAACTCCATGCTACCTGGAGTCGTATTATGGGAATCGACTTTGTTTCCATTGATAATATGCTGTATCGTACCAATGACGGAACAGGTTACCCCATTTTCTTTCAATATTTGCTGAAGCATATAACTCGTTGTGGTTTTTCCATTTGTACCCGTAATTCCGATCATTATTTTTTGCTTGCTTGGATCCCCATAAAACCTTTTGGCGATTAGCCCTAATGCTTTACGGCTGTTCTCCACTCGTAAATAAGGAACTTCCAACCCCTTAATATCGCGATCGCCAATCACAGCTGATGCCCCTAAACGAATTGCATCTTTAATGTAGTTATGGCCATCTGACTTATATCCGGTTACGGCAACAAAAAGGTATCCCTTTTTTATTTCTTTAGAGTTATCGGTTACACCTGTGATGGATATATGTTCAACGTTCTTCGGCAAATCCCAGTTTATCGCTTCTTTCAATATGTCTTTAAGGATCATTAACTTTTCTCCTTTTTCATTTAAGCTATTCACCTAACTTTTTTGAAAATGAAATGCATAAGTTCCAACAAGCCATTTTTAGTATTTACCAGTACTCTAAAAATAATTGTCAATCCAGAATTTGTTAGTTGAACAGTAAAAAGAAAAGCAGCCAATAAGGCTGCTTTTCTTGGCTATTGCTGTATAGAGGTGTGGGCACACCGCAGTATACTTACGATTGGATTTCCAGTGGTTTTGATTCGGCCTTTTGATTGTACAATGGCAAAAT
This window contains:
- a CDS encoding ribonuclease H-like YkuK family protein produces the protein MKQYPFHNIPFQNLQKKDMSFEEVFVHIVEFMKLNPSGNYRLMVGTDSQVHKKHTVFITGIVIRQVGKGVWGCIRKVMIPRRMLHLHERISQELSLTEEIVSLFTEERKNQLIDIVLPAVYQGATFTMEGHIDIGIGKRNKTSEFVKEMVARMESMGVEPKIKPNAFVASSYANRYTKQE
- a CDS encoding UDP-N-acetylmuramoyl-L-alanyl-D-glutamate--2,6-diaminopimelate ligase, whose amino-acid sequence is MILKDILKEAINWDLPKNVEHISITGVTDNSKEIKKGYLFVAVTGYKSDGHNYIKDAIRLGASAVIGDRDIKGLEVPYLRVENSRKALGLIAKRFYGDPSKQKIMIGITGTNGKTTTSYMLQQILKENGVTCSVIGTIQHIINGNKVDSHNTTPGSMELNSLLAASGDMVVIMEVSSHGLAQYRLEGIEFDFCVFTNLYHDHLDFHGTMEDYFLAKLLLFEKLKPNGLAIINGDDFWGEKLQEYLREKNVSAFVFGKSHRCDLTITNYNTATNPFILLNENHDFVKIELPIPGLHNLYNATAAYSVAKMFPISREDILTSLKQFSGVPGRFEMYKKEYGPTIVIDYAHTADAIHHMLQTAKECGAKKIYHIFGFRGGRDTTKRAEMVKVSSEHSDVSILTMDDLNSEGMEGMESSLNKLQRDYSAGNGKVIPDRTLAIQEAIQAGKEGDWIIITGKGIEKYEQNFGLPTISDKETVLYLQNKDEADFIGYFDQ